A genomic window from Pyxicephalus adspersus chromosome 2, UCB_Pads_2.0, whole genome shotgun sequence includes:
- the LOC140322184 gene encoding olfactory receptor 11L1-like, giving the protein MDENNMTTITVIRLLGFQSPKNMAPLIFFFFLLLYCVAICGNLLIITLVSDSKSLHSPMYFFLSQLSVSDILLITDVVPNMLHAVLENATNVPISDCITQFYFFAATESLECLLLTVMSYDRYVAICRPLHYTLLMNHNICSITVITSWSLSFLAVLIYILTISKLQFCGSNIIDHFFCDLDPILQLSCSDTTIVQLEETLLSVIFGVIPFFLIIVSYIYIIFTIFEIPSITGRQKVFSTCSSHLTVVSIFYGTMFCVYLVPSRGQSLNISKFLSLLYTVVTPLVNPIIYSLRNKDLKQVVGKIIVKLSLPP; this is encoded by the coding sequence ATGGATGAGAACAACATGACAACAATTACTGTGATTCGCCTCTTGGGTTTTCAGTCACCAAAAAATATGGCTCCtttaatcttctttttctttttattgttgtattgtgtGGCAATATGTGGAAACCTCCTGATCATCACATTGGTGTCCGACAGCAAATccctccattctcccatgtacttcttcctctcccagctcTCTGTATCAGATATCTTATTAATAACTGACGTTGTTCCTAACATGCTCCATGCTGTTTTAGAAAACGCGACGAATGTACCAATATCTGATTGTATCACCCAATTCTATTTCTTTGCTGCCACAGAAAGTTTGGAATGTCTTCTTCTGACAGTGATGTCCTATGATAGGTATGTGGCCATCTGTAGGCCATTACATTATACTTTATTAATGAATCACAACATTTGTTCCATAACAGTTATCACAAGTTGGAGTTTGAGTTTTCTGGCAGTACTGATTTATATTTTAACCATCTCCAAATTACAATTTTGTGGTTCCAATATCATCGATCACTTCTTTTGTGATCTTGACCCGATCCTACAACTTTCCTGCTCTGACACCACCATTGTCCAACTAGAAGAAACATTGCTGAGTGTTATTTTTGGTGTCATCCCATTCTTTCTCATCAttgtatcatatatttatattatattcaccATTTTTGAAATACCATCTATTACCGGAAGACAGAAAGTTTTTTCAACATGCAGCTCCCATCTGACtgttgtttccattttttatggcaccatgttttgtgtgtatttggtACCTAGCAGAGGGCAATCATTGAACATAAGCAAATTCCTATCTTTACTCTACACTGTGGTCACCCCGCTGGTAAATCCAATTATATACAGCCTGAGGAATAAAGACTTAAAGCAAGTTGTAGGAAAAATAATAGTCAAGTTGAGCTTGCCCCCTTAA